From a single Petroclostridium xylanilyticum genomic region:
- the glmS gene encoding methylaspartate mutase subunit S: protein MSQKTLVMGVIGADVHAIGNKILEYAFKQAGFKVVNLGVMVSQEEYIKAAIETAADAILVSSLYGHGEMDCRGLREKCDEAGLENIPLYVGGNLVVGKTPFEEVEKKFKEMGFQRVYPPGTPPEVTIADLKKDLGVDG from the coding sequence ATGAGCCAAAAAACACTGGTGATGGGTGTAATCGGTGCCGATGTTCATGCGATAGGGAATAAAATATTGGAGTATGCTTTCAAACAGGCAGGCTTTAAAGTAGTCAACCTGGGTGTGATGGTATCTCAGGAGGAGTACATTAAAGCAGCGATAGAAACTGCTGCTGATGCTATTTTAGTTTCTTCTTTATATGGGCATGGAGAGATGGACTGCCGTGGTTTGAGAGAAAAATGTGATGAAGCCGGTTTGGAAAATATACCGCTCTATGTAGGGGGTAACCTTGTAGTAGGTAAAACTCCTTTTGAAGAAGTAGAGAAAAAATTTAAAGAAATGGGTTTTCAACGGGTATATCCCCCGGGCACTCCTCCGGAAGTGACCATAGCTGACTTAAAAAAGGACCTGGGAGTTGACGGATAA
- a CDS encoding GerAB/ArcD/ProY family transporter, with amino-acid sequence MSSNWKISNRQFSILVTLNAIGTAILITLAGLASEVKQDAWISVIAGVGISLALIGLYNVIGDLYPNMSFVKAIEAALGKWLGTVVSLLFIFFSFNGAVSLVWIVGNFITTQMMPETPMLYINILFTAVIIFGVRLGLETVARSAEILFPWVIVFFLFLILFSTPNLKAENIQPVFENGIKPVLRGALSFISFFSLPSVVLLMIFPASLNKPKEGKKAFFTGVLVAGIIMAITAIFSILILGSDFTARNMYPTYVLAKKISIGKIIDRVEAVIAGLWLITIFFKAVLYLYATVLGIAQTLNLRDYRPLTLPFGMLMVALSLRIYPNIPYFIVWNEKTFPPFAIVSGFFLPLLILIVGKIRSKKERKIADNERNKA; translated from the coding sequence ATGTCAAGCAACTGGAAAATAAGCAACAGGCAGTTTAGTATATTGGTTACTTTGAATGCTATTGGTACGGCTATATTGATTACTCTCGCAGGTTTAGCTTCAGAAGTGAAACAGGATGCCTGGATATCAGTGATTGCAGGAGTAGGAATCAGCCTAGCCCTGATAGGACTATATAATGTGATAGGAGATCTCTATCCCAATATGAGCTTTGTGAAAGCCATTGAGGCAGCGTTGGGAAAGTGGCTGGGGACGGTTGTTTCCCTTTTATTTATTTTCTTCTCCTTTAATGGCGCTGTATCGCTGGTATGGATTGTAGGAAATTTCATCACAACACAGATGATGCCGGAAACCCCGATGCTGTATATTAACATACTTTTCACAGCTGTAATAATCTTTGGCGTCCGTCTTGGATTGGAAACAGTTGCACGGTCGGCAGAGATCTTATTTCCCTGGGTAATTGTTTTCTTCCTTTTTCTCATCCTTTTTAGCACGCCGAACCTAAAAGCCGAAAACATACAACCCGTATTTGAAAACGGGATAAAACCTGTACTGCGGGGAGCGTTATCCTTTATAAGTTTTTTTTCCCTGCCGTCGGTTGTCTTGCTGATGATCTTTCCTGCCAGTCTAAACAAGCCAAAGGAAGGGAAAAAAGCTTTTTTCACGGGGGTGCTTGTCGCTGGAATTATAATGGCAATTACTGCGATTTTTTCCATCCTCATTCTCGGAAGCGATTTTACAGCAAGGAATATGTATCCTACTTATGTACTGGCCAAAAAAATCAGCATAGGAAAGATTATAGATCGGGTTGAAGCCGTAATCGCAGGCCTATGGCTGATTACCATATTTTTTAAAGCAGTTCTCTATCTTTATGCGACGGTTTTAGGGATTGCCCAAACCCTGAATTTACGGGACTACCGGCCCCTTACACTCCCATTTGGGATGCTCATGGTGGCCCTTTCCCTGAGAATCTATCCCAATATCCCCTATTTTATTGTATGGAATGAGAAAACTTTTCCACCCTTTGCCATCGTCTCTGGATTCTTTCTTCCACTGCTCATATTGATCGTAGGAAAGATTCGCAGCAAAAAGGAAAGAAAAATAGCTGATAATGAAAGAAACAAAGCTTAG
- a CDS encoding spore germination protein, whose amino-acid sequence MRFIKNLFRINEISNTTKQNIQKANKNHKGLLKECLQENIKIVKETLGESSDIVIREFHAGEGGKFHLGVMYTDGLADKKLVQDFILEALMLDLRKIDIDSSVLLKKNSFEILKDLVLPVGEMKEISDFDNFFTHLLSGNTVILMDGYGKGLVVNSRGWEERGVQEPSSQTVVRGPKDGFTETLRINTALIRRRIKDPNLWIETKPIGRRTKTDVAVVYIKEVANDKIVEEVHKRLDNIDIDGILESGYIEELIQDETFTPFPTMINTERPDIVAAGLSVKYPNSPGRNSGE is encoded by the coding sequence ATGAGATTTATAAAAAATCTTTTTCGCATAAATGAAATAAGTAATACAACTAAACAAAATATACAAAAAGCGAATAAAAATCATAAAGGACTTCTAAAAGAGTGTCTTCAGGAAAATATTAAGATAGTAAAGGAAACTTTGGGAGAAAGCTCTGACATTGTCATCCGGGAATTTCACGCCGGTGAAGGTGGTAAATTCCATCTAGGGGTAATGTATACCGATGGTTTGGCCGATAAAAAACTTGTTCAAGACTTTATTTTAGAAGCCTTGATGCTGGATTTAAGAAAAATTGATATTGATTCCAGTGTACTTTTAAAGAAAAATTCCTTTGAAATATTAAAGGATTTGGTTCTTCCCGTAGGTGAAATGAAGGAGATCTCAGATTTTGACAATTTCTTTACCCATTTATTGTCCGGTAATACAGTGATCTTAATGGATGGGTATGGGAAAGGGCTTGTAGTCAATTCCAGGGGATGGGAAGAACGTGGTGTTCAGGAACCAAGCTCCCAGACGGTTGTAAGGGGACCGAAGGACGGATTTACAGAGACATTACGGATCAATACGGCTCTTATCCGTCGAAGGATAAAGGACCCAAACCTCTGGATAGAGACAAAACCCATTGGCAGAAGGACAAAAACCGATGTAGCAGTGGTGTATATCAAGGAAGTTGCCAATGATAAGATTGTTGAAGAGGTTCACAAGCGCCTTGATAATATTGATATTGATGGAATATTGGAAAGTGGCTACATCGAGGAACTCATTCAAGATGAAACCTTCACCCCTTTTCCTACTATGATTAACACAGAAAGACCCGATATTGTGGCAGCAGGGTTAAGTGTTAAATATCCTAACTCCCCTGGAAGAAATTCCGGCGAATAA
- a CDS encoding methylaspartate mutase subunit E, with protein sequence MELKNKKLDENIFKQIQREVLQQWPTGKDVNFDDAVNYHKSIPAKKVFSNQLKKAKQKGDTLIQPRAGVALVNEHIQLLHYLEQQGEADLLPTTIDSYTRQNRYQEAENGIIESKNAGRSLLNGFPAVNHGVELCRKVNEAVNTPVQVRHGTPDARLLAEITIAGGFTAFEGGGISYNIPYAKNVSLEKTIYDWQYVDRLIGIYEEAGVCINREPFGPLTGTLVPPCISHSVAIIESLLAAEQGVKNITVGYGQCGNLLQDVAAIRTLELLTEEYLKKYGYTDIVVTTVLHQWMGGFPQDEAKAFGVISWGAAVAALAGATKVIVKTPHEAMGVPTKEANAEGLKATKQLVTMLADQRMPLTHELENEMNIIIAETRSIVDKIFELGEGDAAVGAIRSFEAGVIDVPFAPSKYNAGEILPARDNYGAVRLLDCGNLPFSKEIIDFHREKIEERARYEKRNVSFQMVIDDIYAIGKGRLVGRPR encoded by the coding sequence ATGGAGCTTAAAAATAAAAAACTAGACGAAAATATCTTTAAACAGATACAGCGGGAAGTACTGCAGCAGTGGCCTACCGGTAAGGATGTAAATTTTGATGATGCGGTAAATTATCATAAAAGTATACCGGCTAAAAAAGTATTTTCAAATCAATTGAAAAAAGCAAAGCAAAAAGGTGATACGCTTATCCAGCCCAGGGCAGGGGTTGCCTTGGTGAATGAGCATATACAATTGCTACATTACCTGGAGCAACAGGGGGAAGCAGACTTGCTTCCTACTACTATTGACAGCTATACCAGACAAAACAGGTACCAGGAAGCTGAAAATGGCATTATAGAAAGTAAAAATGCGGGAAGGTCTTTACTTAATGGTTTTCCTGCAGTAAATCATGGAGTAGAATTGTGCAGGAAAGTAAATGAAGCGGTAAATACCCCTGTGCAGGTCCGCCATGGAACTCCTGATGCACGATTGCTGGCAGAAATTACAATAGCAGGGGGGTTTACTGCATTTGAAGGGGGAGGGATATCCTATAATATACCCTATGCGAAGAATGTTTCTCTGGAAAAGACTATCTATGACTGGCAGTATGTTGACAGACTTATAGGGATATATGAAGAGGCAGGTGTTTGCATTAACCGCGAACCCTTTGGACCGCTGACCGGCACATTGGTACCTCCCTGTATCTCTCACTCTGTAGCTATAATAGAAAGCCTGCTGGCTGCCGAGCAAGGTGTAAAAAATATTACGGTTGGCTACGGCCAATGCGGGAATCTACTTCAAGATGTCGCAGCAATACGTACTCTGGAACTGTTGACTGAGGAATATCTTAAAAAATATGGTTATACTGATATAGTAGTTACTACAGTACTGCATCAGTGGATGGGGGGATTTCCGCAGGATGAAGCCAAAGCTTTTGGAGTTATTTCCTGGGGAGCAGCAGTTGCAGCATTGGCAGGAGCAACAAAAGTAATCGTAAAGACGCCTCACGAAGCAATGGGAGTACCTACGAAAGAAGCGAATGCTGAAGGATTAAAGGCTACTAAACAACTGGTTACCATGCTTGCCGATCAAAGGATGCCCCTAACTCACGAACTGGAAAACGAAATGAATATCATTATTGCAGAAACCCGCAGCATTGTAGATAAGATTTTTGAATTAGGTGAAGGGGACGCAGCAGTAGGTGCTATAAGGTCTTTTGAAGCAGGGGTGATAGATGTACCATTTGCCCCCAGTAAATATAATGCAGGAGAGATACTTCCGGCACGGGATAATTATGGTGCAGTTCGATTGCTGGATTGTGGAAATTTACCCTTCAGTAAAGAAATCATTGATTTTCATAGAGAAAAAATTGAAGAAAGAGCCCGTTATGAAAAAAGGAATGTAAGCTTCCAGATGGTAATTGACGATATATATGCGATAGGGAAGGGGAGACTGGTAGGAAGGCCGAGATAG
- a CDS encoding DUF4387 domain-containing protein → MKIKLIDVAQVIRSKNSGPYELTFDIIFKDWESFDEFCNAKVINKELIAKLYQIPAEKVINVIEFKPAKAIKATIERPIASGELGETDVYGAQQHAPLLNLEFEL, encoded by the coding sequence TTGAAGATTAAATTGATAGATGTAGCACAAGTAATAAGAAGCAAAAATTCCGGACCTTATGAATTGACCTTTGATATTATCTTCAAGGATTGGGAAAGCTTTGACGAATTTTGCAATGCAAAAGTGATTAATAAAGAACTTATCGCAAAATTATATCAGATTCCAGCAGAAAAGGTAATTAATGTGATAGAGTTCAAACCAGCAAAAGCAATCAAGGCAACCATCGAGAGACCTATTGCTTCAGGAGAACTGGGTGAAACGGATGTATATGGGGCGCAGCAGCATGCACCGTTGTTAAATTTAGAGTTTGAGCTATAG
- the glmL gene encoding methylaspartate mutase accessory protein GlmL, with product MQAVLLIDFGSTYTKVTAVDLNSESILGTAKAFTTVTTDINEGLKNAVEVLHSQIGGTDYTAKFACSSAAGGLKMVAVGLVPDLTAEAAKRAALSAGARVMKVYSYELSTKEAEEIHKLKPDILLLTGGTDGGNKNVILHNAKMLSQIEGNFPVVVAGNKSVAEQVGDLLKQSDKEVRICENVMPEFNVLNIEPARAAIREIFLRRIIQAKGLTKVQSLIDGILMPTPSAVLNAAHRLAAGCGNEKGIGELMVIDVGGATTDVHSIAGGEPARAGVIVKGLPEPFAKRTVEGDLGVRYSASALIEAAGIELVGKRSGLPAEEIMRYVNKISEQPEILPEQDEKLSLVDYGLTSVAVKFAVERHAGKIETSYTPFGVTYLQTGKDLTGIKKIIGTGGPVINSKNPTGILKEAMFESTHPSILKPQSAEFLIDKRYILAAMGLLSENYPEVAIRIMKKELQVL from the coding sequence ATGCAGGCAGTTCTGCTAATAGATTTTGGAAGTACTTATACAAAAGTTACTGCAGTAGATTTGAATAGTGAATCTATCCTGGGTACAGCAAAGGCTTTCACAACTGTTACCACAGATATCAATGAAGGCCTCAAAAATGCAGTTGAGGTTTTACATTCTCAAATTGGAGGAACAGACTATACTGCTAAATTTGCTTGCAGTAGCGCTGCCGGAGGGTTAAAAATGGTTGCAGTGGGGTTGGTTCCCGACCTGACTGCTGAGGCAGCTAAGAGGGCAGCATTGAGTGCGGGCGCCAGGGTGATGAAGGTCTACTCTTATGAACTAAGTACTAAGGAGGCTGAAGAAATACATAAGCTAAAGCCGGATATTCTCCTTTTGACAGGAGGAACTGATGGGGGTAACAAAAATGTTATTTTGCATAATGCTAAAATGCTTTCGCAGATTGAGGGTAATTTTCCGGTAGTAGTGGCAGGAAATAAATCTGTAGCAGAACAGGTAGGAGATCTGTTAAAGCAATCGGATAAAGAGGTTAGAATATGTGAGAACGTTATGCCTGAATTCAACGTGTTAAATATTGAGCCTGCCAGGGCAGCTATCAGGGAAATATTCCTCCGGAGAATCATACAGGCCAAAGGTCTTACAAAAGTGCAGAGCTTGATTGACGGCATCTTAATGCCTACTCCCTCGGCAGTTCTAAATGCTGCTCACCGCCTGGCTGCTGGTTGCGGCAATGAAAAAGGAATAGGTGAATTAATGGTGATAGACGTAGGAGGCGCCACAACCGATGTGCATTCTATTGCCGGTGGAGAACCGGCACGCGCGGGGGTGATTGTGAAGGGATTACCTGAACCTTTTGCGAAAAGAACTGTGGAAGGTGATCTTGGAGTACGGTACAGCGCATCTGCACTAATTGAAGCTGCAGGAATTGAGCTGGTGGGGAAGAGATCCGGATTACCTGCAGAAGAAATTATGAGGTATGTTAATAAAATATCTGAACAACCGGAAATACTGCCTGAACAAGATGAAAAATTAAGCCTTGTTGATTACGGACTGACCTCAGTGGCGGTTAAATTTGCCGTAGAAAGACATGCAGGTAAAATTGAGACCAGCTACACACCTTTCGGTGTTACCTATTTACAAACAGGCAAGGATTTGACGGGGATAAAGAAAATAATCGGGACAGGCGGTCCTGTCATTAATAGTAAAAATCCAACAGGAATATTGAAAGAAGCAATGTTTGAAAGTACTCATCCATCGATTTTAAAACCGCAAAGCGCAGAATTTCTAATAGACAAAAGATATATTTTAGCTGCAATGGGGCTGTTAAGTGAGAATTACCCCGAGGTGGCAATTAGAATAATGAAAAAGGAGTTACAAGTTTTATAA
- a CDS encoding Ger(x)C family spore germination protein, whose translation MLNILTPLEEIPANNIHSALEVSEKAWAPTHAVALDELISDIITEGRNPVLTGVILKGDPEIGMDIGNIEKVDVPAVIQIGHLAAFKKDKLVGWLNETESRGYNSIMGNVKSSVVTIPCEGGGNVAIEILRTKVKVTGKVEGRKPWIDIDYKIEGNVGDVECNIDLTKTETIAKIEQTLEKEIKGFMTAAVKKAQKDLKSDIFGFGEEIHKADPEAWKELKHNWSEEFVDLPVHIKVIAKIKGLGTITEAFQGKTKE comes from the coding sequence GTGTTAAATATCCTAACTCCCCTGGAAGAAATTCCGGCGAATAACATACACTCTGCCCTGGAAGTATCTGAGAAAGCCTGGGCGCCCACCCATGCTGTCGCCTTAGATGAATTGATAAGTGATATCATTACTGAAGGGAGAAATCCGGTCCTGACAGGGGTTATCTTAAAAGGTGACCCTGAGATAGGGATGGATATCGGAAATATTGAAAAGGTGGATGTGCCTGCTGTTATACAAATCGGACATCTTGCAGCTTTTAAGAAGGATAAATTGGTAGGGTGGCTGAATGAAACCGAAAGCAGAGGATATAATTCTATCATGGGAAATGTAAAGAGCAGCGTGGTAACCATCCCCTGTGAAGGAGGCGGGAATGTAGCCATAGAAATACTAAGAACAAAAGTAAAGGTAACGGGCAAGGTGGAAGGCAGAAAGCCATGGATCGATATCGATTACAAGATTGAAGGTAATGTAGGAGATGTAGAATGTAATATCGATTTAACCAAGACCGAAACCATTGCCAAAATAGAACAAACTTTGGAAAAGGAAATTAAAGGATTCATGACAGCGGCTGTAAAAAAGGCCCAGAAGGATTTAAAGAGCGATATTTTCGGATTCGGGGAAGAGATTCACAAGGCGGACCCTGAAGCATGGAAAGAATTAAAGCATAACTGGAGTGAAGAATTTGTGGACCTGCCGGTCCATATAAAGGTTATCGCAAAAATCAAAGGCCTGGGTACTATTACGGAAGCCTTCCAGGGAAAAACAAAGGAGTAG
- a CDS encoding acyclic terpene utilization AtuA family protein produces MEELRVLSPTAILGYGFPIKSFEEGMKRHPHVIAVDAGSTDPGPYYLGAGLSFTDRNAVKRDLEIMLTAAMEEGIPVIIGSAGGSGGEPHLNWNVSIIKEIAWEKGLQFKMAIIHAEIEKELALSELEKGRITPLYPAPELTREELEQTVRIVGQMGMEPFIKALEQEVQVIVAGRAYDPAVFAALAVQKGYDRGLAIHMGKILECASIAATPGSGSDCMIGYLGKDYFKVEPLNPVRKCTTLSVAAHTLYEKTNPYILPGPGGVLDLTETKFEQETDRVVKVSGSKFIPSEKYTIKLEGAKKIGYRTISIAGTRDPIMISQIDEIIKGVRERVEDNFKDAEMKYFLDFKVYGKNGVMGPLEPQEEINGHELGIIIEAVAEDQATANTICSFARSTMLHYGYEGRVSTAGNLAFPYSPSDFKAGEVYTFNLYHLMEVNDPNQWFPIDIEIAGGRIGFED; encoded by the coding sequence ATGGAAGAATTACGTGTGTTATCACCAACAGCCATACTGGGTTACGGATTTCCAATAAAATCCTTTGAAGAAGGGATGAAGAGACATCCTCATGTGATTGCAGTGGATGCCGGGTCTACTGATCCAGGTCCCTATTACCTGGGAGCAGGTTTGTCTTTTACCGATAGGAATGCAGTAAAAAGAGATTTGGAAATAATGCTTACAGCAGCTATGGAGGAAGGAATTCCGGTAATTATAGGCAGTGCTGGAGGAAGCGGAGGAGAACCTCACTTAAATTGGAATGTAAGTATCATTAAGGAAATCGCATGGGAAAAGGGATTGCAGTTTAAGATGGCAATCATCCATGCAGAAATTGAAAAGGAATTAGCTCTAAGCGAATTGGAAAAAGGAAGAATTACTCCGCTTTATCCGGCGCCTGAATTAACGAGAGAAGAGTTGGAACAAACAGTGAGGATTGTAGGACAGATGGGCATGGAACCATTTATTAAAGCGCTGGAGCAGGAAGTACAGGTAATTGTGGCCGGGAGAGCTTATGACCCTGCAGTTTTTGCAGCTTTGGCAGTTCAGAAAGGTTATGATAGAGGTCTTGCCATACATATGGGAAAAATATTGGAATGTGCAAGTATAGCTGCTACACCAGGCAGCGGCAGTGACTGCATGATAGGATATCTTGGAAAAGATTACTTTAAAGTAGAACCATTAAACCCTGTTAGAAAATGTACTACTTTGTCGGTTGCGGCACATACCCTGTATGAAAAGACAAATCCATACATTCTTCCGGGGCCGGGAGGAGTATTGGATTTAACAGAAACAAAGTTCGAGCAGGAAACGGATAGAGTGGTTAAAGTATCCGGAAGTAAATTTATTCCTTCTGAAAAGTATACTATAAAGCTGGAAGGAGCAAAAAAAATAGGATATCGAACCATATCGATTGCCGGGACACGTGACCCTATCATGATATCTCAAATAGATGAGATCATCAAAGGCGTTCGTGAAAGAGTGGAAGACAATTTTAAAGATGCAGAAATGAAATATTTCCTGGATTTTAAGGTGTATGGAAAAAATGGAGTAATGGGACCACTGGAACCCCAGGAGGAGATAAACGGTCATGAACTGGGCATCATTATTGAAGCTGTAGCAGAAGATCAGGCTACCGCAAATACTATATGCAGTTTTGCCCGGTCCACCATGCTTCATTATGGTTATGAAGGAAGAGTGTCCACTGCAGGTAACCTGGCTTTCCCATATTCGCCGTCGGACTTTAAAGCCGGTGAAGTATACACCTTTAATTTATACCATCTAATGGAAGTTAATGACCCCAATCAATGGTTTCCTATTGATATAGAAATAGCGGGAGGGAGGATTGGCTTTGAAGATTAA
- a CDS encoding methylaspartate ammonia-lyase, producing the protein MKIIDVVCSKGRTGFFFDDQRAIKKNAVPDGATYKGEPVTEGFSAVRQAGESISVMIILEDGQVAHGDCAAVQYSGAGGRDPLFLAQDFIPVIQKHIVPVLKGRELQSFKALAEEIDAFINPDTGKRIHTALRYGITQAILDAVAKSKKILMAEVIAEEYGTTVSDREIPIFTQSGDERHTNVDKMIIKRADVLPHGLINNVKTKLGEKGELLLQYVEWLRERVEALKPDEGYQPVLHIDVYGTIGLAFGNDYHRMIEYFRQLEKAAHPLQLRIEGPIDMEEREGQMFALKELTHRVNENNINIQIVADEWCNTLEDIKYFADNRAGHMIQIKTPDLGGINNIIEAVLYCKERGIGAYQGGTCNETDRSAQICVHIAMATQPDQMLAKPGMGVDEGFMIVYNEMQRILALRRARNN; encoded by the coding sequence GTGAAGATTATTGATGTAGTTTGTTCGAAAGGCAGAACGGGATTTTTCTTTGATGACCAGAGGGCTATTAAGAAAAATGCAGTGCCGGATGGTGCTACTTATAAAGGAGAGCCTGTTACCGAAGGATTTTCTGCAGTAAGGCAGGCGGGAGAATCTATCTCAGTAATGATTATTTTGGAAGATGGACAGGTTGCCCACGGTGATTGTGCAGCTGTGCAGTATTCGGGTGCAGGAGGACGGGATCCGTTATTTCTTGCACAGGACTTTATTCCTGTAATACAAAAGCATATTGTGCCTGTATTAAAAGGTAGAGAACTTCAAAGCTTTAAAGCACTGGCAGAGGAAATTGATGCCTTCATTAATCCTGATACGGGTAAAAGAATTCATACAGCACTGCGCTACGGTATTACACAGGCAATATTGGATGCAGTAGCCAAAAGTAAAAAAATACTTATGGCTGAAGTTATTGCTGAAGAATACGGTACGACAGTCTCTGACCGTGAGATCCCTATTTTTACCCAGTCAGGGGATGAGCGGCATACCAATGTAGATAAAATGATTATAAAAAGGGCAGACGTATTGCCTCACGGTCTCATTAATAACGTAAAGACGAAGTTAGGTGAAAAAGGTGAATTGCTTTTACAATACGTAGAATGGTTAAGAGAAAGGGTGGAAGCTCTTAAACCCGATGAAGGCTATCAGCCTGTATTACATATTGACGTTTATGGTACGATCGGATTGGCTTTTGGCAATGATTATCACAGGATGATAGAATATTTCAGGCAGCTTGAAAAAGCTGCCCACCCCTTGCAATTGAGAATAGAGGGTCCTATAGATATGGAAGAAAGGGAAGGACAGATGTTTGCTCTGAAGGAACTAACACACAGGGTGAATGAAAATAATATCAACATACAGATTGTTGCAGACGAATGGTGCAATACCCTGGAGGATATCAAATATTTTGCCGATAACAGGGCGGGGCACATGATTCAAATTAAAACTCCAGACCTTGGAGGAATCAACAATATCATTGAAGCCGTGCTATATTGCAAAGAGAGGGGGATTGGAGCATATCAAGGTGGAACCTGCAATGAAACCGATCGTTCAGCCCAGATATGCGTACACATTGCCATGGCAACCCAACCGGACCAGATGCTTGCAAAACCGGGGATGGGTGTGGATGAAGGCTTTATGATTGTATATAATGAAATGCAGAGAATATTAGCCCTAAGACGGGCAAGAAATAATTGA